In the genome of Acidobacteriota bacterium, the window CGGTTCATCGAGCCCCTGGCGCGCGGGGCGGCGGCCTTCGGCGTGGACGGCCTCTTCTTCGAGGTCCACGACGACCCGGCGCGGGCGCTGTGCGACGGCCCCAACGCCCTGCACTCGGACCGGTTCGAGGCGCTGGTGCGGCGGATCCTGGCCGTCGCGAAGGCGACGAACGGCGAAGAGGGAATCCAGAATTCAGAATTCAGAATCCAGAATGGGGAAGGGTGATGTCGCTCCTCGCGAAGAGCCCCGGGAAGGAAGCGGAGCCGCCGTCACTCGTGCAGCTCGAACCGAACGTGAAGTTACCCTCTCCATCGAGCAGTCCACCGACTGCCTTCTGGATTCTGGATTCTGAATTCTGAATTCCTCCGGGGGTTCCCTTGCGCATCTGCATTCTCGGCAGCGGCAGCGGCGGCAACTGCACGGTCGTGTCGTCGGGGAGCACCCACCTTCTCATCGACTGCGGCCTTCCGTCCAGGCGGACGGTGGCGGCCCTCCGCGGCATGGGCATCGAACCCGGCGACCTGGCCGGCATCTTCGTCTCCCACGAGCACGGCGACCACGTCTACGGGCTAAAACCGTTCCTCAAGCACCACCGCGTCCCCGTTTTCCTGTCGGCGGCCACCTCGGCGGGCGTGACGGTGTCCGGCGTGGAAATGCGCCGGGAAACCTTCGTCGTCGGCGAGGACCTTTCCCTGGGCGACCTCGTGGTGACCCCCTTCCCCATTCCCCACGACGCGGCGGACCCCTGCGGTTTCCTGGTCCGCGGGGCCGACGCCCTCCTCGCTCACGTCACGGACACCGGGTGCCTCACGGAAGTGGTGAAACAGCGCATCCGCGGGGCGCACTGCCTGGTCATCGAGTCCAACCACGACGAGGAGATGCTCAAGGTCGGCCCCTACCCCTGGGACCTCAAGCAGCGTGTCCTGGGCCGGCTGGGGCACCTGAGCAACCGCGCCCTGGCGGACTTCCTCCTGGAGGACTTCGACGGCGTGGCCCGGACCGTGGTCCTCGCCCACCTCAGCCTCAAGAACAACCACCCGGAGCTTGCGCGTGTTTCCGCCCGGGAGGCCCTCGACCGCCGGTTCGGCGGCCGGGCGTCCCGCATCGAACTCCTGCTGACCCGCCAGGACGCCGCCACCCCCGTCATCCCCGTCCGCCCCGATTGACCCCGCGACGTCCTTTTTGACTTCTCCGTGCCCCTGTGCTAGCCTTGCGAGCTGCAACGACCGCACCAGGAGGTGACCGTGATCGCCCGATACACCACCCCGGAGATGGAGCGCCTGTGGAGCGACGAAAACCGTTTCCGCCGGTGGCTCGACGTGGAGATCGCCGTCTGCCGCGCCCTGTCCCGGCGCGGGATCGTTCCGCCCGACGCCCTCGCGGCCATCGAACGCAACGCGTCCTTCCGGGTCGATCGCATCGCCGAGATTGAGAAGACCACCCACCACGACGTCATCGCCTTCACCACGGCGGTGGCGGAGACGCTGGGAGAGGAGTCCCGCTTCGTCCACTTCGGCCTGACCTCCACCGACGTGGTGGACACGGCCCAGGGGGTGGTCCTCCAGGAGGCGTCGACCCTCATCCGCGCCGAGGTGGACGCCCTCCTCGACGCGCTCCGGGACCGCGCCTTCCGCCACCGGGGCACGCCGCTCATGGGGCGGACCCACGGCGTCCACGCGGAACCCACCTCCCTGGGGCTCAAGTTCGCCCTCTGGTACGCCGAGATGGAGCGCAACCGGGCCCGGTTCGACGCCGCCGCCCGGGCGGTGGCCTGCGGGAAGATCTCCGGCGCCGTGGGCACCTTCGCCCACCTGGAGCCGTCCGTGGAGGAGGAGGTCTGCGCCGAGCTGGGGATCGGCTTCGCCCCGGTGAGCACCCAGGTCCTCCAGCGGGACCGGCACGCCCACTATCTTTCGGTCCTGGCGGTGCTGGGCGGGACCCTGGAGAAG includes:
- a CDS encoding MBL fold metallo-hydrolase; translation: MRICILGSGSGGNCTVVSSGSTHLLIDCGLPSRRTVAALRGMGIEPGDLAGIFVSHEHGDHVYGLKPFLKHHRVPVFLSAATSAGVTVSGVEMRRETFVVGEDLSLGDLVVTPFPIPHDAADPCGFLVRGADALLAHVTDTGCLTEVVKQRIRGAHCLVIESNHDEEMLKVGPYPWDLKQRVLGRLGHLSNRALADFLLEDFDGVARTVVLAHLSLKNNHPELARVSAREALDRRFGGRASRIELLLTRQDAATPVIPVRPD
- a CDS encoding adenylosuccinate lyase yields the protein MIARYTTPEMERLWSDENRFRRWLDVEIAVCRALSRRGIVPPDALAAIERNASFRVDRIAEIEKTTHHDVIAFTTAVAETLGEESRFVHFGLTSTDVVDTAQGVVLQEASTLIRAEVDALLDALRDRAFRHRGTPLMGRTHGVHAEPTSLGLKFALWYAEMERNRARFDAAARAVACGKISGAVGTFAHLEPSVEEEVCAELGIGFAPVSTQVLQRDRHAHYLSVLAVLGGTLEKIALEVRHLQRTEVREAEEPFRAGQKGSSAMPHKRNPVKCEQVCGLVRVLRANALAAMENQALWHERDISHSSAERVVLPDSTTLAHYLLRALTGIVREMHVYPEAMRKNLELSRGMAFSGQLLLQLALAGVLRETAYAWVQRNAMAVWERGADFLELVLADPDIRGALPEEKIRAVFDTAHYLRHEEAVFRRVFEARQPGGRKPETGEADV